The Populus alba chromosome 6, ASM523922v2, whole genome shotgun sequence genome contains a region encoding:
- the LOC118030576 gene encoding WD repeat-containing protein LWD1: MQSSSEKRSPGIYTYIAQWPIYSLAWSVRHDKKSRLAIGSFLEDYSNKVEIVQFNRDTSDFTTDSRLIFDHPYSPTNLKFFPSEDAANPDIIATSGDYLRMWQIHDDRIELKSLLNGNKNSEFSSAITSFDWADFDVHRVATSSVDTTCVIWDIEKEVIDAQLVAHDKEVLDISWGAFNIFASVSGDGSVRVFDLRNKDRSTIIYENTMQDCPLLRLEWNKRDPRFIATVGMDSNKVVILDIRFPTTPLMELCKHKASVNAISWSPCTGRQICSVGDDSRALLWEVVGKAGVRPEYSGAGANSQVEPEMWYGSTAAINNVRWSPAELDWIAIAFFTKLQLLKV; encoded by the coding sequence ATGCAAAGCTCTTCAGAGAAAAGATCACCAGGCATCTACACTTACATAGCTCAGTGGCCTATATATTCACTAGCCTGGTCGGTTCGACACGACAAAAAATCACGTCTTGCCATAGGAAGTTTCCTTGAAGACTATAGCAACAAGGTGGAAATTGTTCAATTCAACCGCGACACTTCTGATTTCACCACTGATAGCCGCCTAATCTTCGACCACCCTTATTCACCTACAAACCTCAAGTTCTTCCCCTCCGAGGATGCTGCAAATCCTGATATCATCGCCACCTCCGGAGACTACTTGCGCATGTGGCAAATTCATGATGACCGAATCGAGTTGAAGTCTCTCCTTAATGGCAATAAGAATAGTGAATTCAGTTCTGCCATAACTTCATTTGACTGGGCTGATTTCGATGTTCATCGTGTGGCCACTTCTAGTGTCGATACCACTTGTGTGATTTGGGACATAGAGAAGGAAGTTATAGACGCTCAATTAGTTGCACATGATAAAGAAGTGCTTGATATTTCATGGGGTGCATTCAATATTTTCGCATCAGTGTCGGGTGATGGCTCGGTTAGAGTTTTCGATCTAAGGAACAAAGACAGATCaacaataatttatgaaaatacaatGCAAGACTGTCCTTTGCTAAGGCTAGAGTGGAACAAAAGAGACCCGAGATTTATAGCCACAGTTGGCATGGACAGTAATAAGGTTGTTATTCTGGACATTCGCTTTCCTACAACTCCTTTAATGGAGCTATGTAAGCATAAGGCAAGTGTGAATGCTATATCTTGGTCTCCATGCACCGGAAGGCAGATATGCTCGGTAGGTGATGATTCAAGGGCTTTGTTATGGGAAGTGGTTGGCAAGGCCGGAGTGCGACCAGAATACAGCGGTGCTGGCGCTAATAGCCAAGTGGAACCTGAAATGTGGTATGGATCAACGGCGGCTATCAATAATGTGAGGTGGTCACCTGCGGAGTTGGATTGGATTGCTATTGCTTTTTTTACCAAGTTGCAACTCCTGAAGGTCTAA
- the LOC118030577 gene encoding vacuolar protein sorting-associated protein 55 homolog isoform X1: protein MEWFLLSAVLAGLAFMFSASILLQILACAIYNNWWPMLSALMYVLVPMPCLFFGGGSTQFLTSRDGGGCKISCCSWIDAAKFLTGASAVGSIAIPIILRHAHMIETGAMWIEFTSFVIFVCTVMCFHRASLEDEW, encoded by the exons ATGGAATGGTTCCTGTTGTCTGCAGT GCTTGCTGGTCTTGCTTTTATGTTTTCGGCTAGCATTCTGCTACAGATATTG GCTTGTGCAATATACAATAACTGGTGGCCCATGCTATCAG CTCTCATGTATGTGCTGGTGCCTATGCCTTGCTTATTCTTTGGGGGTGGGTCCACTCAGTTTCTGACCAGCAGGGATGGTGGGGG CTGTAAAATCTCGTGTTGCAGTTGGATAGATGCTGCTAAATTCCTGACGGGGGCGTCAGCTGTTGGGAGTATAGCCATTCCCATCATCCTTAGGCACGCTCATATGATTGAAACCGGGGCTATGTGGATTGAGTTCACATCATTTGTCATATTTGTCTGCACTGTCATGTGTTTTCACCGTGCTAGCCTAGAAGACGAGTGGTGA
- the LOC118030577 gene encoding vacuolar protein sorting-associated protein 55 homolog isoform X2: MEWFLLSAVLAGLAFMFSASILLQILACAIYNNWWPMLSALMYVLVPMPCLFFGGGSTQFLTSRDGGGWIDAAKFLTGASAVGSIAIPIILRHAHMIETGAMWIEFTSFVIFVCTVMCFHRASLEDEW; the protein is encoded by the exons ATGGAATGGTTCCTGTTGTCTGCAGT GCTTGCTGGTCTTGCTTTTATGTTTTCGGCTAGCATTCTGCTACAGATATTG GCTTGTGCAATATACAATAACTGGTGGCCCATGCTATCAG CTCTCATGTATGTGCTGGTGCCTATGCCTTGCTTATTCTTTGGGGGTGGGTCCACTCAGTTTCTGACCAGCAGGGATGGTGGGGG TTGGATAGATGCTGCTAAATTCCTGACGGGGGCGTCAGCTGTTGGGAGTATAGCCATTCCCATCATCCTTAGGCACGCTCATATGATTGAAACCGGGGCTATGTGGATTGAGTTCACATCATTTGTCATATTTGTCTGCACTGTCATGTGTTTTCACCGTGCTAGCCTAGAAGACGAGTGGTGA
- the LOC118030577 gene encoding vacuolar protein sorting-associated protein 55 homolog isoform X3 → MFSASILLQILACAIYNNWWPMLSALMYVLVPMPCLFFGGGSTQFLTSRDGGGCKISCCSWIDAAKFLTGASAVGSIAIPIILRHAHMIETGAMWIEFTSFVIFVCTVMCFHRASLEDEW, encoded by the exons ATGTTTTCGGCTAGCATTCTGCTACAGATATTG GCTTGTGCAATATACAATAACTGGTGGCCCATGCTATCAG CTCTCATGTATGTGCTGGTGCCTATGCCTTGCTTATTCTTTGGGGGTGGGTCCACTCAGTTTCTGACCAGCAGGGATGGTGGGGG CTGTAAAATCTCGTGTTGCAGTTGGATAGATGCTGCTAAATTCCTGACGGGGGCGTCAGCTGTTGGGAGTATAGCCATTCCCATCATCCTTAGGCACGCTCATATGATTGAAACCGGGGCTATGTGGATTGAGTTCACATCATTTGTCATATTTGTCTGCACTGTCATGTGTTTTCACCGTGCTAGCCTAGAAGACGAGTGGTGA
- the LOC118030578 gene encoding NAC domain-containing protein 90 — MIPPGFRFYPTEEELVSFYLHNKLEARREDLLRVMDRLIPVLDVYGFNPWELPQFSGDLCHGDPEEWFFFIRRQESEARGGRPKRLTSSGYWKATGSPSHVYSSNSNRSIGEKRTMVFYEGRAPRGRKTEWKMNEYKAMEEEEAASYSNGGHPRLRQEFSLCRVYKKSKFVRAFDRRPSGVEMGTEMRAQATPGNEVTSSHQNPSTAATPCSHDSLSLGDHGQTFQTGESSYMASIVTDNEPFWDWEQLEWCYSDRDNIEKVQSA, encoded by the exons ATGATTCCACCAGGGTTTCGATTTTACCCAACAGAAGAAGAACTGGTCTCTTTTTATCTGCATAACAAGCTTGAAGCAAGGAGAGAGGACCTCCTACGGGTTATGGACCGCCTTATACCGGTTCTTGATGTATACGGGTTCAATCCATGGGAGCTTCCGC AATTTTCAGGAGATTTGTGCCATGGAGATCCTGAAGAATGGTTTTTCTTCATTCGAAGGCAAGAAAGCGAAGCCCGTGGAGGGAGGCCGAAGCGACTCACAAGTAGTGGATATTGGAAAGCTACTGGCTCGCCTTCTCATGTTTACTCTTCCAACAGTAATCGTAGCATTGGCGAGAAAAGAACCATGGTGTTCTACGAGGGAAGGGCTCCAAGAGGACGAAAAACCGAGTGGAAAATGAACGAATATAaggctatggaagaagaagaagcagcatcATATTCAAATGGCGGACATCCAAGG CTAAGGCAAGAATTCAGCTTGTGTCGGGTTTACAAGAAGTCCAAATTCGTGCGAGCATTTGATAGACGGCCATCAGGAGTGGAGATGGGTACAGAGATGAGAGCTCAAGCAACCCCCGGCAACGAGGTCACATCATCTCATCAGAACCCTTCAACGGCGGCGACACCATGCTCGCATGATAGTTTATCCTTAGGAGACCATGGCCAGACCTTCCAAACTGGAGAAAGTAGCTACATGGCAAGCATCGTTACTGATAATGAACCTTTTTGGGACTGGGAGCAATTAGAATGGTGCTACAGTGACAGGGACAATATTGAAAAAGTCCAATCTGCATAG
- the LOC118030579 gene encoding uncharacterized protein encodes MDSTSRYRFLGIPSSSTSSYVTDGNGDSNGNADELNEDDIFLTNDSTNQTQSNSSSSSPTTASNNNNHHNKFNRHTAFPQNSGILAALPEYNHNTVLYRKPSLPPSPSSSSSRAIPLIPRSPHVSEYASQSVPIRKMNQSAPMNVPVLSMAMAKERSSRFKEDDDGEFDGDEEMLPPHEIVARGSRRSPKTTFSVLEGVGRTLKGRDLRQVRNAIWRQTGFLD; translated from the coding sequence atGGACTCTACCTCCCGTTACCGTTTCCTCGGCATCCCCTCCTCTTCCACCTCCTCCTACGTGACCGACGGCAATGGTGACAGTAACGGCAACGCAGATGAGCTTAACGAGGATGATATTTTCTTGACCAACGATTCCACCAATCAAACCCAAAGCAATTCGTCGTCGTCCTCTCCAACAACCgccagcaacaacaacaaccaccaTAATAAATTTAACCGCCACACAGCTTTCCCTCAGAACTCGGGGATTCTCGCTGCGTTACCAGAATACAACCACAACACGGTTCTTTACCGCAAGCCTTCACTCCCACCATCACCTTCTTCATCCTCGTCTAGAGCAATCCCATTAATTCCGAGGTCCCCACACGTGTCGGAATACGCGTCGCAGTCGGTGCCGATAAGAAAAATGAACCAATCTGCCCCGATGAATGTGCCGGTGTTGTCGATGGCGATGGCGAAAGAGAGGAGTAGCAGGTTTAAGGAGGACGATGATGGTGAGTTTGATGGAGATGAAGAGATGCTGCCACCTCATGAGATTGTGGCACGAGGATCGAGGCGGTCGCCCAAGACAACGTTTTCGGTGCTTGAAGGGGTTGGGAGGACGTTGAAAGGAAGGGATCTGAGACAGGTTAGGAACGCAATTTGGCGTCAAACTGGGTTCcttgattga